The following are encoded in a window of Esox lucius isolate fEsoLuc1 chromosome 14, fEsoLuc1.pri, whole genome shotgun sequence genomic DNA:
- the actr1 gene encoding actin related protein 1, centractin: protein MESYDIIANQPVVIDNGSGVVKAGFAGDQIPKYCFPNYVGRPKHVRVMAGALEGDLFIGPKAEEHRGLLSVRYPMEHGIVKDWNDMERIWQYVYSKEQLQTFSEEHPVLLTEAPLNPSKNREKAAEVFFETFNVPALFISMQAVLSLYATGRTTGVVLDAGDGVTHAVPIYEGFAIPHSIMRVDIAGRDVSRYLRLLLRKEGYDFHTSAEFEVVRTIKERACYLSLNPQKDETLETEKAQYTLPDGSTLDIGPARFRAPELLFRPDLIGDESEGIHEVLAFAIQKSDMDLRRTLFSNIVLSGGSTLLKGFGDRLLSEVKKLAPKDVKIKISAPQERLYSTWIGGSILASLDTFKKMWVSKKEYEEDRARAIHRKTF, encoded by the exons ATGGAGTCCTATGACATTATAGCTAACCAGCCGGTTGTGATCGACAAT GGTTCAGGTGTTGTCAAAGCTGGCTTTGCTGGAGACCAAATACCTAAATATTGCTTCCCCAACTA TGTGGGTCGTCCTAAGCATGTGCGTGTGATGGCAGGAGCCCTGGAGGGGGACCTCTTCATTGGACCCAAAGCCGAG GAGCACAGAGGTTTGCTGTCAGTGAGGTATCCTATGGAGCATGGGATAGTGAAGGACTGGAATGACATGGAGAGGATTTGGCAGTATGTCTACTCCAAGGAACAGCTGCAGACCTTCTCGGAGGAG CACCCTGTCCTCTTGACAGAGGCTCCTCTCAATCCCAGTAAGAACAGAGAGAAGGCAGCtgaggttttctttgagacgtTCAACGTTCCAGCCCTCTTTATCTCCATGCAAGCAGTCCTTAGTCT CTATGCGACAGGCCGTACGACAGGGGTGGTGTTGGATGCAGGGGATGGTGTGACCCATGCGGTACCCATATACGAGGGCTTTGCCATCCCACACTCCATCATGAGGGTGGACATTGCCGGCAGGGACGTGTCCCGCTATCTCCGGCTGCTGCTACGCAAGGAGGGCTACGACTTCCACACCTCCGCTGAGTTCGAGGTGGTCCGCACCATCAAAGAG AGAGCCTGCTACCTGTCCCTGAACCCCCAGAAAGATGAGACCCTGGAGACTGAGAAGGCCCAGTACACACTCCCTGACGGCAGCACACTGGAC ATTGGTCCGGCCAGGTTCCGCGCCCCAGAACTCTTGTTCAGGCCTGACCTGATCGGAGACGAGAGCGAAGGGATTCACGAGGTGCTGGCTTTCGCCATTCAGAAGTCTGACATGGACCTCCGACGCACACTCTTCTCCAATATTGTACTCTCTGGAGGATCAACACTACTCAAag GTTTTGGGGACAGGCTACTAAGTGAAGTGAAGAAGCTCGCTCCAAAAGACGTCAAGATAAAG ATCTCTGCCCCTCAGGAAAGGCTCTACTCTACGTGGATCGG TGGCTCCATCCTGGCCTCGTTGGACACCTTTAAGAAGATGTGGGTCAGTAAGAAAGAGTACGAGGAGGACAGAGCGCGGGCCATCCACAGGAAGACCTTCTAA